A genomic stretch from Streptomyces fungicidicus includes:
- a CDS encoding NAD(P)/FAD-dependent oxidoreductase: protein MKHRIVVLGAGYAGAFAAGNLARRLSPADTEITVVNAVPEFVERMRLHQLASGQDLAFRKLADVFAGTGVRLRLARVTGIDPERRTVAVTGEDGDGELAYDTLLYALGSSVAHHGVPGVSEYAFDVAGWSSARRLRERLAGLGEGGTVLIVGEGLTGIETATEFAESRPDLSVALAARGELGAWLSPKARRHLLQAFDRLGITVHEHTGIEAVGPTGAITADGRSIPSDVTVWSAGFAVHPVAATSGLEVTETGQIVVDRTMRSLSHPDVYAAGDSAYAIGENGRPLPMSCASAGYTNMQATAAIIARLTGREVPIIGLKYHGNHISLGRQDAIFQMVDGDVRSKSWYLGGRTAARLKSGILTGSGWSIAHPTFGMPKRRRRLATAPHQDGVRTAA, encoded by the coding sequence ATGAAACACCGCATCGTTGTACTCGGCGCGGGATACGCCGGAGCCTTCGCCGCCGGGAATCTGGCCCGTCGGCTCTCCCCCGCCGACACCGAGATCACCGTTGTCAACGCCGTACCCGAGTTCGTTGAGCGGATGCGGCTGCACCAGCTCGCGAGCGGCCAGGACCTCGCGTTCCGCAAGCTCGCCGACGTATTCGCGGGCACCGGGGTGCGGCTGCGCCTGGCGCGCGTCACCGGCATCGACCCCGAGCGCCGGACCGTCGCCGTGACCGGCGAGGACGGCGATGGGGAGCTCGCGTACGACACGCTTCTCTACGCGCTCGGCAGCTCCGTCGCCCACCATGGCGTCCCCGGCGTGTCCGAGTACGCCTTCGATGTGGCCGGCTGGTCCTCGGCGCGGCGTCTGCGCGAGCGTCTGGCCGGTCTGGGCGAGGGCGGCACCGTGCTGATCGTCGGTGAGGGGCTGACCGGCATCGAGACGGCCACCGAGTTCGCCGAGTCACGGCCCGACCTCTCGGTCGCGCTCGCTGCCCGCGGCGAACTGGGCGCCTGGCTTTCGCCGAAGGCCCGACGTCACCTGCTCCAGGCCTTCGACCGGCTCGGCATCACCGTCCACGAGCACACCGGCATCGAAGCTGTCGGGCCGACAGGGGCGATCACCGCTGACGGCAGGTCCATTCCGTCCGACGTGACGGTGTGGTCGGCCGGGTTCGCCGTGCACCCCGTCGCGGCCACCAGCGGCCTGGAGGTCACCGAGACCGGCCAGATCGTCGTCGACCGCACCATGCGCTCGCTCTCGCACCCGGACGTCTACGCCGCCGGTGACAGCGCCTACGCGATCGGCGAGAACGGCCGCCCGCTGCCGATGTCCTGCGCCTCGGCCGGCTACACCAACATGCAGGCAACCGCCGCGATCATCGCGCGCCTGACGGGCAGGGAAGTCCCCATCATCGGGCTGAAGTACCACGGCAACCACATCAGCCTCGGGCGGCAAGACGCGATCTTCCAGATGGTGGACGGGGACGTCCGCTCGAAGTCCTGGTACCTGGGCGGCCGGACCGCCGCGCGCCTCAAGTCGGGCATCCTCACGGGGTCCGGGTGGAGCATCGCCCACCCGACCTTCGGCATGCCCAAGCGCAGGCGGCGCCTGGCCACCGCACCTCACCAGGACGGTGTGAGGACCGCCGCATAG